In one window of Candidatus Scalindua sp. DNA:
- a CDS encoding zinc-dependent metalloprotease translates to MNSINEYNKNLRFLWVLFFIFLLGITTAFAFESDKELFTEALQSSDTYATREKAEQDPTIVRSRYVNVNFTLLAEEKDVASKSQGDDSLIVLNLFDEVAVTAINERVERRSSSSYTWIGWIPEREVGQAVLAVEGGHMAGNITIGGKMYQVRSIGNGVHAIYEIDQGAFSDEHPPIPVEGLDDSHEADQSSQEDSASTIDIMVVYTDDARAAAGGTSSINAQIHLAISETNQSYANSGIFQRVRLVHAQEVFYAETGDMYTDLDRITSAGDSWLDQIHTWRNTYCADMVSFWVENGGSYCGLAWLMVDVSNNFESAAFSVVDRGCATGNFVFGHELGHNMGAHHDRANANGYGAYSYSFGYQDPGRNWRTIMAYNCPGGCIRVNNWSNPDVLRNGIPMGVPSGQSDSADNRKALNNTAFTVANFRQACGGGSTPEITSPVPGSILNCGDLFFNWSANGTAVSEWQLYVGTMQGGRDILDSGNLGSITSLTVSGIPEDGSTVHVRLRYNSGGTWRFVDYQYTAASNCGGTPSMTSPASGSTLNCTSHQFSWTNPNGSTAFWVYAGSSRGAYDYYNSRNIGTATSHAVTGLPSDGSTVYVRLYYYKNGWKKEDYTYKACTGGGGGTAPSVTSPASGSTLNCTSHQFSWTNPDGSTAFWVYAGSSRGAYDHYNSRNIGTVTSHTVTGLPSDGSTVYVRLYYYKNGWKKEDYIYKACTDGGGGTTPSVTSPASGSTLNCTSHQFSWTNPDGSTAFWMYAGSSRGAYDYYNSRNIGTVTSHTVTGLPSDGSIVYIRLYSYKNGWKKEDYTYKACTGG, encoded by the coding sequence ATGAATAGTATTAACGAATACAATAAAAATTTAAGATTTCTCTGGGTGTTGTTTTTTATCTTCCTCCTTGGAATTACGACTGCTTTTGCATTTGAATCTGATAAAGAATTATTCACTGAAGCACTCCAATCATCTGATACTTACGCTACCCGGGAGAAAGCGGAGCAAGACCCAACTATTGTCAGGAGCAGATATGTAAATGTTAATTTTACATTACTTGCTGAGGAAAAAGATGTTGCATCCAAATCTCAAGGGGATGATTCTTTAATCGTCTTGAACCTGTTTGATGAAGTCGCGGTAACAGCTATTAATGAACGTGTGGAAAGAAGATCTTCGAGTAGTTACACATGGATCGGGTGGATTCCGGAAAGGGAAGTTGGTCAGGCGGTCCTGGCGGTAGAGGGTGGTCATATGGCCGGGAATATTACTATCGGGGGGAAAATGTATCAGGTTAGGAGTATAGGCAATGGTGTACACGCCATATACGAAATAGATCAGGGGGCCTTCTCTGATGAACACCCTCCGATTCCCGTAGAAGGGCTGGATGATTCCCATGAGGCTGATCAAAGTTCACAGGAAGATTCTGCATCCACCATTGATATTATGGTGGTGTATACGGATGATGCAAGAGCTGCCGCTGGTGGGACATCCTCCATAAATGCGCAGATCCACCTCGCCATCAGCGAAACGAACCAATCCTATGCCAACAGTGGTATATTCCAGAGAGTGAGACTTGTCCATGCACAAGAGGTGTTTTACGCAGAAACAGGCGATATGTATACGGATTTAGACCGTATCACATCAGCGGGTGACAGCTGGTTGGATCAAATACATACATGGAGGAATACCTATTGTGCCGATATGGTGAGTTTCTGGGTTGAAAATGGGGGAAGCTATTGCGGGCTTGCCTGGCTTATGGTTGATGTTTCAAACAACTTTGAATCTGCTGCCTTCAGTGTGGTAGATCGAGGCTGTGCAACCGGGAACTTTGTCTTTGGCCACGAACTAGGACACAATATGGGGGCCCATCATGACCGTGCCAATGCCAATGGGTATGGAGCATACTCCTATTCATTCGGATATCAAGACCCTGGTAGAAATTGGAGGACGATCATGGCATACAATTGTCCCGGTGGTTGTATCAGGGTAAATAACTGGTCGAACCCGGACGTTTTGAGAAATGGCATCCCAATGGGTGTACCTTCCGGACAATCTGATTCCGCAGACAACCGCAAAGCGCTCAACAACACAGCATTTACTGTTGCCAATTTCAGACAAGCGTGTGGCGGTGGCAGTACCCCTGAGATAACGAGTCCGGTGCCTGGTTCGATATTAAATTGTGGTGATCTGTTTTTTAACTGGTCAGCAAATGGCACCGCAGTAAGTGAGTGGCAGCTATATGTTGGAACCATGCAGGGTGGAAGAGATATTCTTGACAGTGGCAATTTGGGCAGCATTACATCTCTCACCGTAAGTGGAATACCAGAAGATGGGAGCACGGTTCATGTGCGGCTTCGTTATAACTCAGGAGGTACGTGGCGGTTTGTTGATTATCAGTACACGGCAGCCAGTAACTGCGGCGGTACACCTTCAATGACATCCCCCGCATCAGGTTCGACCTTGAATTGTACATCGCATCAGTTTTCCTGGACCAACCCTAATGGTTCCACAGCATTCTGGGTGTATGCGGGGAGCAGTAGAGGTGCATACGATTATTACAACAGCCGCAATATTGGAACGGCAACGAGTCATGCGGTCACCGGACTGCCGTCGGATGGCAGCACAGTGTACGTCAGGCTGTATTATTACAAGAACGGCTGGAAAAAAGAGGATTACACCTATAAGGCGTGTACTGGCGGAGGCGGAGGAACGGCACCTTCAGTGACATCCCCCGCATCAGGTTCGACTTTGAATTGTACATCGCATCAGTTTTCCTGGACCAACCCTGATGGTTCCACAGCATTCTGGGTGTATGCAGGGAGCAGTAGAGGTGCATACGATCATTACAACAGCCGTAATATTGGAACAGTAACGAGTCATACGGTCACCGGACTGCCGTCGGATGGCAGCACAGTGTACGTCAGGCTGTATTATTACAAGAACGGCTGGAAAAAAGAGGATTACATCTATAAGGCTTGTACCGACGGAGGCGGAGGAACGACACCTTCAGTGACATCCCCCGCATCAGGTTCGACCTTGAATTGTACATCGCATCAGTTTTCCTGGACCAACCCTGATGGTTCCACAGCATTCTGGATGTATGCGGGGAGCAGTAGAGGTGCATACGATTATTACAACAGCCGTAATATTGGAACAGTAACGAGTCATACGGTCACCGGACTGCCATCGGATGGCAGCATAGTGTACATCAGGCTGTATTCCTACAAGAACGGCTGGAAAAAAGAGGATTATACCTATAAGGCGTGTACTGGCGGATGA
- a CDS encoding metal-dependent transcriptional regulator, whose amino-acid sequence MIYVGKKQLNKPEKHIVDEILRHLWVTEEEQVKATKETLYEKFTREAAENVLGEMITNNMIQSEYSNYVLTKAGRDKAKRIVRRHRIAERLLHDVLEVSDEVFEHGACQFEHFVNEEIVSSICTLLGHPTTCPHGKKIPPGDCCMNAKRKLQPVLGPLTKLRSGVQADIAYIAAQSQASLERLSTVGVVPGLRFTVHHREPTFVIQFGETQLALDKDIVKDIYVRVITG is encoded by the coding sequence ATGATATACGTCGGAAAAAAACAACTTAACAAACCGGAAAAGCATATAGTTGACGAAATACTTCGGCATCTATGGGTTACCGAAGAAGAACAGGTGAAAGCTACAAAAGAAACTCTGTACGAAAAATTCACCAGGGAAGCTGCGGAGAATGTCCTGGGAGAAATGATTACGAATAATATGATACAGAGTGAATATTCAAATTATGTATTGACGAAAGCGGGAAGAGACAAAGCAAAACGCATTGTGAGGCGCCACCGCATAGCTGAAAGGTTACTTCATGATGTTCTGGAAGTCAGCGACGAAGTATTTGAACATGGCGCATGCCAATTTGAACATTTTGTAAATGAGGAGATTGTTTCGAGTATCTGTACACTGCTTGGGCATCCGACAACCTGTCCGCATGGTAAAAAAATCCCGCCGGGTGATTGCTGCATGAATGCAAAACGAAAATTACAACCGGTTCTTGGACCACTTACCAAGCTGAGGTCAGGTGTGCAGGCTGATATCGCTTATATTGCTGCTCAATCACAGGCCAGCCTGGAGAGACTTTCAACTGTCGGGGTAGTCCCGGGGCTCAGGTTCACCGTTCACCACAGGGAACCCACATTTGTCATACAGTTTGGTGAAACACAGCTTGCTTTGGACAAAGACATTGTCAAGGACATTTATGTTCGAGTCATTACAGGTTAA
- a CDS encoding calcium/sodium antiporter encodes MLFQSILFFLGVFGVYVGAEWFVKGSSNLSRDLGIRPIIIGLTVVAFGTSSPELAVSLTAAFKGSDNISIGNIIGSNIANIGLVLGITAIVFPLRVERIIMKKELPLMIGISFLFCVMAMDKVIGVIDGSILFMGIFLYVGYQIYNTVNSKVNGESSGSIKKNDSAINRKTVLRNILYITLGLPFLLAGAQLLVKSAIGIAGGFGVSEMVIGLTVVALGTSIPEMATSVVSAFRRETDICVGNIIGSNIFNILMVIGSVALVRPLAVNQDTLFFELPVMLLFSIALIPMIRGNLTVNRIEGFLLTFGYGIFIFFLFR; translated from the coding sequence TTGTTATTTCAATCCATACTATTTTTTTTAGGTGTTTTCGGCGTATATGTTGGTGCTGAATGGTTTGTCAAAGGCTCCTCAAATTTATCACGTGACCTTGGGATAAGACCCATTATAATAGGACTGACGGTTGTAGCCTTTGGAACTTCCAGCCCTGAATTAGCGGTCAGTCTGACAGCGGCTTTTAAAGGTTCAGATAACATTTCAATCGGGAATATCATCGGGAGTAATATAGCCAACATCGGGCTGGTTCTGGGCATTACGGCAATTGTTTTTCCTCTCAGGGTGGAAAGAATTATCATGAAGAAGGAGCTGCCCCTGATGATCGGAATCTCGTTCCTCTTTTGTGTTATGGCTATGGATAAAGTGATTGGTGTTATTGATGGTTCGATTCTTTTTATGGGTATTTTCCTTTATGTTGGTTATCAGATTTATAATACCGTAAACTCAAAAGTCAATGGAGAGAGTTCCGGCAGCATTAAGAAGAATGATTCGGCAATAAACAGGAAAACAGTATTGAGGAATATTTTATATATCACACTCGGACTTCCGTTCCTTTTGGCCGGGGCACAATTGTTGGTTAAATCAGCAATTGGTATTGCAGGCGGATTCGGGGTAAGTGAAATGGTTATCGGACTCACGGTAGTTGCTTTGGGGACATCAATACCGGAAATGGCAACATCAGTCGTAAGTGCCTTTAGAAGGGAGACAGATATCTGCGTGGGAAACATAATAGGGAGCAATATCTTTAATATCCTGATGGTAATTGGTTCAGTGGCTTTAGTCAGGCCGCTGGCAGTAAATCAAGATACACTCTTCTTCGAGCTTCCCGTCATGCTGCTCTTCTCAATCGCCTTAATACCCATGATAAGAGGGAACCTGACAGTAAACAGGATCGAAGGATTTTTACTGACTTTCGGTTACGGTATATTTATTTTCTTCCTGTTTCGATAA
- the lpxB gene encoding lipid-A-disaccharide synthase → MKTKKIFISAGEASGDLHGSNLIRELSRLDPSIEIHGLGRARMVEAGLRCIHDMSSRSVMWLHTLKKIPELWGIFSDCRRFFDEEKPELVILIDYAGFNFYLAKSAKKRNIPVMYYISPQLWAHAPWRVKKLKKLVDKMVVIYPFEETIFNRGDVPVTYVGHPLFDDLCTRVIDKEFSKKLRHDKPGQVISLLPGSRKQEIRRLVPILLEAAGTIHQNITSARFIVSCSNKRNLALIQELMEDYLSVNRREQLPVEIVLEKVSEIIQASDLCITSSGTVTLEIAYYQVPMIICYRISPTAYFIAKPFLSTSYVGLVNKIAEQMIVPEILMYRDEDKWLAARAIELLSNTEMREECMKAIEKVKSKISHPGASEKAAKEALRLINKNN, encoded by the coding sequence TTGAAAACTAAAAAGATATTTATCAGTGCCGGTGAAGCGTCTGGAGATCTCCACGGTTCGAACCTGATCAGGGAACTGTCAAGGCTGGATCCATCCATCGAAATCCATGGTTTGGGGAGAGCGCGGATGGTTGAGGCAGGACTTCGCTGTATTCATGACATGAGCTCTCGTTCTGTCATGTGGCTGCATACTCTGAAGAAGATTCCTGAATTGTGGGGAATCTTCTCGGACTGCAGGCGTTTCTTTGATGAAGAGAAACCGGAATTGGTTATACTTATTGATTATGCAGGCTTTAACTTTTATCTGGCGAAGTCTGCTAAAAAGAGGAATATCCCGGTTATGTACTATATAAGCCCTCAGCTCTGGGCCCATGCTCCGTGGAGGGTAAAAAAACTGAAGAAACTTGTTGACAAGATGGTGGTTATCTATCCATTTGAAGAAACTATCTTTAACCGTGGAGATGTCCCCGTAACCTATGTCGGACATCCGCTTTTTGATGATCTCTGTACCCGCGTTATTGATAAGGAATTTAGTAAAAAATTGCGTCATGATAAACCAGGCCAGGTTATTTCATTGTTACCCGGCAGTCGAAAACAGGAAATCAGGAGGCTGGTACCAATTCTCCTGGAAGCAGCAGGCACGATACATCAGAATATCACCTCTGCCAGATTTATCGTGTCATGCAGCAATAAAAGAAATTTAGCATTGATACAGGAACTGATGGAGGACTATCTATCAGTCAACAGGCGGGAACAGTTACCAGTTGAGATTGTTCTGGAAAAAGTCTCAGAAATAATACAGGCCTCTGATCTTTGTATAACAAGTTCAGGAACGGTAACGTTGGAGATTGCTTACTATCAGGTTCCCATGATCATCTGTTATCGCATCTCACCGACAGCCTATTTCATTGCCAAACCATTTTTGAGCACTTCGTATGTCGGACTGGTCAATAAGATTGCGGAACAAATGATTGTACCGGAAATATTAATGTATCGAGATGAAGATAAATGGCTGGCTGCGCGTGCAATAGAACTGTTGTCGAATACGGAAATGAGAGAAGAGTGTATGAAGGCCATCGAGAAAGTAAAGTCAAAAATAAGCCATCCCGGCGCATCGGAAAAGGCGGCAAAAGAGGCCTTGAGGTTGATCAATAAAAATAATTAA
- a CDS encoding tetratricopeptide repeat protein, protein MSRVKYFSFLIIAVLIFHHGMYVHGEEDVKTDLMNSINELQKALEIEPSNVEVRYFLGLAFYDKGMIPEAIDEFNKIIELDQNYVNAYSYLGTIFFQQGELEKAIDIFKQITQLDPANAMAEYNLGFIYHKKELIDDAITAFKRAVEIKPDYYQALNNLGNIYCANGVIDEAISMYEKAIAVNADYAESYYNLGTVYLEKDQLESAISNLKKAIELAPGFIDAFYNLGLAYRKKEMLDEALSILIKASAIDPKDTRILNNLAITFHEMGKFEDAIITYENIAEIDPADPKVHYNRGITYFKQGMFNDAISAFQAVLELEPDHVRAHYNLGVIYLRKSMLNDSLREFNETLKRDPSFAKAFINMGVVYYKKGLPDEAISAYNRAIEITPDYAEAYYNLSFAYLKKELYEDAINMLKKGIEFKPDNDLLHFLLGNAYSDKGLMEEAVAEWKKTLEVNPKHYKAYNNLGFAYYSMGLVDKAVSTLKKAIKIKEDYPEAHYHLGSIYIEKDLPEEAIAELNRAIKLNPSHAKAHYNLGLIYRHLGDLDRAIIEWKQAVKLNPIYAKAYNNLGVAYDFKNQIDEAIYEYKHAIEMKADYGDANYNLGIAYAKKGNMEDAIFRLRSAIGIDPDNAEAHFALGIIYRAKWKVKESEREFSIYKRLKSEGL, encoded by the coding sequence ATGTCTCGAGTCAAATACTTTTCATTTCTTATCATTGCAGTTCTGATTTTTCATCATGGCATGTATGTCCATGGAGAAGAAGACGTTAAAACCGATCTGATGAACTCTATTAACGAACTGCAGAAGGCCCTGGAAATAGAGCCATCAAATGTTGAAGTTCGTTATTTTCTCGGACTAGCGTTTTATGATAAAGGAATGATACCTGAGGCGATAGACGAGTTTAACAAAATTATCGAATTAGATCAGAATTATGTTAATGCCTATTCTTATCTGGGTACTATCTTTTTTCAGCAAGGTGAGCTTGAAAAAGCAATCGATATCTTTAAACAGATTACGCAGCTTGATCCCGCCAATGCAATGGCAGAGTATAATCTCGGTTTTATCTATCACAAAAAAGAGTTGATAGATGATGCGATTACCGCATTTAAACGGGCAGTCGAAATAAAGCCTGATTACTATCAGGCTTTAAACAACCTGGGGAATATTTATTGTGCCAATGGAGTAATCGATGAGGCAATATCAATGTATGAAAAGGCGATAGCGGTAAATGCCGATTATGCTGAATCATACTATAATCTCGGCACTGTATATCTTGAGAAGGATCAGTTAGAAAGTGCGATTTCAAACCTGAAAAAAGCTATTGAACTGGCACCAGGTTTTATCGATGCATTTTACAACCTGGGGCTGGCATATAGAAAGAAAGAGATGCTGGATGAAGCGTTATCAATATTGATCAAGGCGTCTGCCATCGATCCGAAAGATACGAGGATTCTGAACAATCTGGCAATAACATTTCATGAAATGGGAAAATTTGAGGATGCGATTATAACATATGAGAATATTGCAGAAATTGACCCGGCAGATCCAAAGGTTCATTATAACCGGGGAATTACCTATTTCAAGCAGGGGATGTTCAATGATGCGATTTCGGCATTTCAGGCGGTGCTGGAATTAGAGCCCGATCATGTAAGGGCCCACTATAATCTGGGTGTAATTTATCTGAGAAAGAGCATGCTCAACGACTCTTTAAGAGAGTTTAATGAAACCTTAAAAAGAGATCCCTCTTTTGCGAAGGCATTCATTAACATGGGTGTGGTGTATTATAAAAAAGGGTTGCCGGATGAAGCTATTTCTGCGTACAACAGGGCTATTGAGATCACCCCGGATTATGCTGAGGCATACTATAACTTAAGTTTTGCATATCTGAAAAAGGAGCTCTACGAAGATGCCATAAACATGTTAAAAAAGGGGATTGAATTTAAACCAGACAACGACCTGCTCCATTTTCTCCTGGGAAATGCCTACAGCGATAAAGGTTTAATGGAGGAAGCGGTTGCAGAATGGAAAAAAACATTAGAAGTAAACCCGAAACATTATAAGGCGTATAATAATTTAGGATTTGCCTATTACAGCATGGGGCTGGTGGATAAAGCCGTTAGTACCCTGAAAAAGGCAATAAAGATAAAAGAAGATTATCCGGAAGCACACTATCATCTCGGCTCAATTTATATTGAAAAAGACCTGCCTGAAGAAGCCATTGCAGAATTAAATCGAGCGATAAAGCTTAACCCTTCGCATGCCAAGGCACATTACAATTTAGGGTTGATCTATCGCCATCTGGGAGACCTGGACAGGGCCATTATCGAATGGAAACAGGCGGTAAAGTTAAATCCTATTTATGCGAAAGCCTATAATAACCTTGGCGTTGCCTATGATTTTAAAAATCAGATCGATGAAGCAATTTACGAATATAAACATGCCATAGAAATGAAAGCTGATTATGGTGATGCAAATTATAATCTCGGGATTGCTTACGCAAAGAAGGGTAACATGGAAGATGCGATTTTCAGGTTGAGATCGGCAATTGGGATAGATCCTGATAACGCAGAAGCCCACTTTGCCCTGGGCATAATTTATCGGGCAAAGTGGAAAGTAAAAGAGTCTGAAAGAGAATTCTCCATATATAAAAGGTTAAAATCTGAAGGGCTGTAG
- the metG gene encoding methionine--tRNA ligase, whose protein sequence is MNKKTFYVTTPIYYVNDKPHIGHSYTTIAADVLARYKRMRGYDVFFLTGTDEHGQKIEKAARENNEKPVELADRTVKVFKHLWEVCNILHSDFIRTSEERHIRQVESICKKLFENGDIYLGEYEGWYCVPCESFWTDMQLISGNCPECHRSVEKLREKNYFFRLSKFQKILLQYLEEHPDFIKPESRRNELHKRVVKGLDDISVSRAAVEWGIPVPMDSSHTIYVWVDALFNYITALEYTSASEIFKKYWPADVQIIGKEILWFHGVVWPAMLLSLGIEIPYQIFAHGWWTLEGQKISKSLGNAIDPIKIIDRYGVDEYRYFLLREVPFGLDGNFSTSALANRINNDLANDLGNLLHRALTMIEKYCNGTVPEPKRKAFEGLELKEKLQTLNEEVEFSMKNLQFSRALESIWEYIRFVNKYVEVSKPWVLAKDPDTRDNLHAVLYNLLEAIRIISLFIFPFMPNKAIEIQKQLGLKGDDELTYEGVAWGGMKPETKVQKGIPLFPKVENL, encoded by the coding sequence GTGAATAAAAAAACCTTTTATGTAACAACACCGATTTATTATGTTAATGACAAACCTCATATTGGCCATTCGTACACGACTATAGCTGCTGATGTATTAGCGAGATACAAGAGGATGAGGGGTTATGACGTATTTTTCCTGACCGGAACAGACGAACATGGACAAAAGATAGAGAAAGCTGCCCGGGAAAATAATGAAAAGCCAGTTGAGTTAGCGGACAGAACGGTAAAAGTCTTCAAACACTTATGGGAAGTCTGTAATATTTTACACTCTGACTTCATAAGGACCTCTGAGGAGCGTCACATCAGGCAGGTTGAAAGCATATGTAAAAAACTTTTCGAAAATGGCGATATTTATTTAGGAGAATATGAAGGGTGGTATTGTGTTCCATGTGAAAGTTTTTGGACAGATATGCAGCTGATTTCCGGGAATTGCCCGGAATGCCATCGCTCAGTGGAAAAACTGAGGGAGAAAAATTATTTTTTCAGGCTGTCTAAATTTCAAAAAATCCTTTTACAATACCTTGAAGAACATCCCGATTTCATAAAACCTGAATCCCGGAGAAACGAACTACACAAAAGGGTCGTAAAAGGTTTAGACGATATCAGTGTGAGCAGGGCTGCTGTTGAATGGGGTATTCCCGTTCCAATGGATTCAAGCCACACTATTTATGTCTGGGTTGATGCACTATTCAATTACATAACAGCTCTTGAATATACCAGTGCCTCCGAGATCTTCAAGAAATATTGGCCGGCAGATGTGCAGATAATAGGAAAGGAGATCCTGTGGTTCCATGGTGTTGTATGGCCTGCAATGCTGCTGTCGTTAGGCATAGAAATACCGTATCAAATTTTTGCTCATGGATGGTGGACATTAGAAGGACAGAAGATTTCAAAATCTTTAGGCAATGCAATAGATCCTATTAAGATAATAGATAGGTACGGAGTAGACGAGTATAGATATTTTTTATTAAGAGAGGTACCATTTGGTCTTGACGGCAATTTTTCTACCAGTGCCCTTGCAAACAGAATTAATAATGATCTGGCAAATGATTTGGGAAATCTTCTTCATAGAGCCTTAACCATGATTGAGAAATACTGTAACGGAACTGTTCCGGAACCGAAAAGGAAGGCATTTGAGGGTCTGGAATTGAAAGAAAAGTTACAAACACTCAATGAAGAGGTAGAATTTTCAATGAAAAACCTGCAATTCAGCCGGGCGTTAGAGAGCATCTGGGAATATATCAGGTTCGTCAATAAATATGTGGAGGTTTCAAAGCCATGGGTTTTGGCAAAAGATCCTGATACCAGGGACAATTTACATGCTGTTCTCTATAACCTGCTAGAGGCTATCAGGATAATTTCATTGTTCATCTTTCCCTTTATGCCGAATAAGGCAATCGAGATACAAAAACAGTTAGGTTTGAAAGGAGATGATGAGCTTACTTACGAAGGTGTTGCATGGGGTGGTATGAAACCGGAAACAAAAGTTCAAAAGGGAATTCCTCTGTTCCCAAAGGTGGAAAACTTATAA
- a CDS encoding CNNM domain-containing protein, with protein MGLLVLYFLLAIGVSFLCSILESVLLSINVSYISVLEKERPKVGKLLKMLKKDVNKSIASILVLNTIANTLGATGVGAQAGRIFGSSIVFYVSVALVFSILFISEIIPKTIGAIYWRKLAPFSAYCIKFFLYITFPIVLITLFVTNRISKDKKDVYTLTRAELLESTFLSQYEGIIDQKESDVIENVLHMEQIKVKEVLTPKSVMFAVDGSRKVKDIITEEDIFNFSRMPVYDGTIDNVTGLVLVKKLFSQAFKDADVTIDEIKKDIYKINENIPVSKVLDLFIKKKDHMFLVVDGYDQTEGIVTLEDCIETLLGVEIVDESDNVEDMRQFAKQKIKLKQKGM; from the coding sequence ATGGGCCTATTAGTACTATATTTTTTGCTGGCAATCGGTGTCTCTTTTCTGTGCTCCATCTTGGAATCAGTTTTGCTTTCTATCAACGTCTCGTATATCTCTGTTTTGGAAAAGGAGAGACCGAAAGTCGGAAAACTCTTAAAAATGTTAAAAAAAGATGTGAATAAATCTATCGCATCGATTCTGGTACTTAACACGATTGCAAACACGTTGGGTGCTACCGGTGTTGGTGCTCAGGCAGGGAGAATTTTTGGTAGCAGTATTGTGTTTTATGTATCTGTAGCATTAGTTTTTTCGATTCTTTTCATTTCAGAGATTATTCCAAAAACGATAGGAGCGATTTATTGGAGAAAATTAGCTCCGTTTTCGGCGTATTGCATAAAGTTTTTTTTATACATTACCTTTCCAATTGTTTTAATAACACTTTTTGTTACAAACAGAATTTCAAAAGACAAGAAAGATGTATATACTCTAACCAGGGCAGAACTTTTAGAGAGCACGTTTCTCAGTCAATATGAGGGCATTATTGATCAAAAAGAATCAGATGTCATAGAGAATGTGCTGCATATGGAGCAGATCAAGGTAAAGGAAGTCTTAACTCCCAAGTCAGTTATGTTTGCTGTTGATGGCAGTAGGAAGGTGAAAGACATTATTACGGAAGAAGATATCTTTAATTTTTCAAGAATGCCCGTATATGATGGCACGATTGACAATGTCACCGGCCTGGTGTTGGTCAAGAAACTATTTTCACAGGCATTTAAGGATGCGGACGTAACCATAGATGAGATAAAGAAAGATATCTACAAAATTAATGAAAATATTCCTGTTTCTAAAGTTTTAGACCTCTTCATCAAGAAAAAGGACCATATGTTCCTGGTAGTAGATGGTTATGATCAAACGGAAGGTATTGTAACCCTTGAGGATTGTATTGAAACTTTGCTTGGTGTAGAGATAGTAGATGAAAGCGATAATGTTGAAGACATGAGACAATTTGCTAAACAGAAGATAAAGTTGAAACAGAAGGGGATGTAA